One region of Vespula vulgaris chromosome 9, iyVesVulg1.1, whole genome shotgun sequence genomic DNA includes:
- the LOC127066219 gene encoding ribosomal protein S6 kinase delta-1, whose product MPSTKDKWVRRFIIPETTRHRKGFTIYKVTSVIYLKASREEVSKVSVWKRYNDFKKLHSALYALHAHFQIKDPFPPFTKSKFFGRFEVEVVQERKNSALKFLDFIGKHQCLYTSDTFIKFFENSLNDSNINDRSQSIGSDTSEDDHNIGLNDPVLTNKINIIESAHLSLGGILDGETRSLALEENPVKYNIVGPLREYEKECNTAKSNNGLGIETSASKVQDKLDNRNNKHENISDKKYEIKKTRTLKMKNPKMIQDCSDLAHTCKDITHYIVVAAAYISAAFKHEAIAEYEEAFAQYKMGISTLLLGVETDPDDARKIIIKEKVSKYLDRAEKLYNRYLNWNISVLNKPTSDLKNYKVLKIIDSVMLVKDLHSNGVKIVKSIEKSLCNKENISNYILRGQIPFMVRLHAYIETEATVFLILEYAKRGKLWDFIIKNYKSHDNSIPFKGDGSKTLDISDEYQNTLEGMFNNDNEMVTSRETERLCTYDAESTKINRIALKEDNAQCQAYNVDEICGSDMPTTQLLEKAQKLLQSVNATLRRSNSVAIRSNESKELIYSRDDVTRATESDGVVCRLECNDSNNQERKGAFESIKNIGNDNISSISMSKVNNLNKRLSNSLDFRFDNAQENDTSGSTSSDASSNSITDDIKHECYSTYATQIDSHYLESLQIEGAIDERSNTLTSEYSKDNCQGEGSAQADKRVGPNCEPALWEIPEEVVCRWAAEILLAVEALHQQGVIIFDLKPEKILLDDYGHVTLTYIVPYRNIELTKIRQEYSSPELYMFSPTTSISPATDIWNYGIILYELLTGIKFRSLHAEPFRSHSVVSIPSKLSDNARSLLLNILKYEPEERLTISDIKKHYFFEKIDWSSMVYSTI is encoded by the exons ATGCCATCAACGAAAGACAAGTGGGTCAGACGTTTCATTATACCCGAAACTACGCGACACAGAAAAGGTTTTACCATTTACAAAGTCACATCCGTG atatatttaaaagcatCTAGAGAGGAAGTATCCAAGGTGTCCGTTTGGAAACGTTACAATGACTTTAAAAAACTCCATTCGGCATTATATGCCTTACACGCgcattttcaaattaaagatCCTTTTCCTCCGTTTACAAAGTCTAAATTTTTTGGAAGATTCGAAGTTGAGGTcgttcaagaaagaaagaacagcgCGTTGAAGTTCTTAGATTTTATCGGGAAACATCAGTGCTTATACACGAGTGACAcgttcataaaattttttgaaaacaGTCTTAACGATAGCAATATAAACGATCGTTCACAGTCCATCGGTTCTGATACTTCGGAAGACGATCACAATATCGGTTTGAACGATCCAGTCTTAACGAACAAGATCAATATCATAGAAAGCGCTCATCTTTCGTTGGGTGGTATCCTTGACGGAGAAACAAGATCTTTGGCCTTGGAAGAAAATCcggttaaatataatatagttgGCCCTTTGAGAGAGTAcgaaaaagaatgtaataCTGCTAAGAGCAATAACGGTTTAGGTATAGAGACAAGCGCGTCAAAGGTACAAGACAAGCTAGATAATCGGAATAATAAGCACGAGAATATAAGCGataaaaagtatgaaataaaaaagacaagaacGCTAAAAATGAAGAATCCCAAAATGATACAAGACTGTTCCGATCTTGCGCATACGTGCAAGGACATTACACATTACATCGTAGTGGCTGCTGCTTACATAAGCGCAGCGTTCAAGCACGAAGCTATCGCGGAATACGAAGAAGCATTTGCCCAATACAAAATGGGAATCTCAACGTTATTACTCGGCGTTGAGACGGATCCTGACGATgcgaggaaaataataataaaagaaaaagtatcgaaATATTTAGATAGGGCGGAGAAATTGTACAATAGATACTTAAACTGGAATATCTCGGTGCTAAATAAGCCTACGTCGGAtcttaaaaattacaaagtaTTGAAGATTATAGATTCTGTAATGCTCGTTAAAGATTTACATTCAAATGGTGTTAAAATAGTAAagagtatcgaaaaatcgttaTGTAATAAGGAAAATATAAGCAATTACATATTGCGCGGACAAATACCGTTTATGGTACGTTTGCATGCTTATATCGAAACGGAAGCAACGGTATTTCTTATATTGGAATATGCCAAACGTGGTAAATTGTgggattttataattaaaaattacaaatcacACGACAATTCGATTCCGTTTAAAGGAGATGGTTCGAAAACGCTCGATATTAGCGACGAATACCAAAATACCTTAGAGGGAATGTTTAATAACGACAACGAAATGGTAACAAGTAGAGAGACAGAACGTCTCTGTACTTACGATGCCGAATCGACAAAGATAAACCGTATTGCGTTAAAGGAAGATAATGCACAATGCCAGGCGTATAACGTAGATGAAATCTGTGGCAGTGACATGCCTACGACTCAATTGTTAGAAAAAGCACAGAAATTACTACAATCTGTTAACGCTACTTTAAGGAGAAGTAATTCCGTTGCTATTCGATCAAACGAGTCAAAAGAATTAATCTATTCGCGAGATGATGTTACGCGAGCAACGGAAAGCGACGGTGTCGTTTGTCGACTTGAATGCAATGACAGTAATAAtcaggagagaaaaggagcgttcgaatcgataaaaaacaTTGGAAACGATAACATATCGTCGATATCAATGTCGAAGGTAAATAATTTGAACAAACGTTTGAGTAATAGCTTGGATTTTAGGTTTGACAATGCGCAAGAAAATGATACGTCGGGTAGTACCAGTTCGGACGCATCGAGTAATTCGATAACGGATGACATCAAACACGAATGTTATTCCACGTACGCAACCCAGATCGATAGTCATTATTTAGAATCTTTGCAAATAGAAGGTGCTATCGACGAACGAAGTAACACGTTAACGTCGGAATATTCGAAGGATAATTGTCAAGGTGAAGGATCTGCCCAAGCGGACAAACGTGTCGGCCCTAACTGCGAGCCAGCGCTTTGGGAAATACCCGAGGAAGTTGTTTGTCGTTGGGCAGCAGAAATTCTTTTAGCGGTCGAAGCGTTGCATCAACAAGGagttataatatttgatttgaaaccagaaaagattttattagaCGATTACGGTCATGTAACGTTAACGTATATCGTACCATACCGTAATAtcgaattaacaaaaataagacAAGAATATTCGTCTCCGGAGTTATATATGTTTTCACCTACGACTTCTATTTCACCAGCGACAGACATTTGGAATTATGGAATCAT